CTAGCTTTTACGTAACGTACGATTACATGTGCGCGTGCGTAACCTATTTTTATGACTACCGGAGCGAGCGTACAGTGAGTTATCATCCGTCGAGCCGCACTTATCGGCTTGACGATGGAATTTCTGACAGAGAAGTGCCGTTCGATGTTGTGAGAGATGATCTCGATCGTGCGATATTGTTCTACGCAAGATACTCGACCAAATATTGGCCCAAAGAATACACGGTTTAGTACAAACACAAAACTCGGTCCGATTATGGTCGGACCGAGTTTTTATAAGAGTGTTTTACAAAGCAAGATTCTGTCGTATTTTCTCTGCATTGCCGGCAAAATCTTTTTTGTCCCCCGTCGCTTCATATGCCATCGGGAAGAGCCATACATGTGCGTGTGGCACCTCTTCTCCCATCACTTTCATCCACACCGTGTCTGTCCCAAATGTTCCCTGAATTGCACGGGCAATTTTTTTAACAAGAAGAAAATATTCTGCAAAGTTCTCTACGTCCCACACATAGCGCACATGTTTTTTTGGAATCACTTGCACGTGCCCAGGCGCTTGCGGGTTGATGTCCATAAACGACACAAAGTCGTCGTTTTCGTACACAACTTCTGCGGGGATTTCTTTGTTTGCGATTTTGCAGAAAATACAATTTTCCATGTACTAAGTATCTCGCAGAAGACCACTCCCATGCAAGCGTCAGGGGTGGCTTGTCTCTGGAACCACGCCATATGAACCCTGCACCTAATCAAAAACCACTCGCGCGAGGCGAGTGGTGTGTTATGAGTGCCGTTAACCAACCCTTGACGTTTGACGATCTTCGCGCCAAATAATCTTCATGCTCGCCGTGGAGCCGATACGATTTGCTCCCGCCTCTATCATTTTGAGAGCATCACCATACGTTTTAATGCCACCTGATGCTTTGATACCCATATCTGGTCCAACAATTTTTCGTATGAGGCGGACATCTTCCAGCGTGGCGCCCGCAGTAGAAAATCCAGTTGATGTTTTCACAAAATCAGCCCCAGCCCTTTGAGCGATCTCACACGCAAGCTTTTTTTCGATCGCATTTAGGAGACAGGTTTCAATAATTGCCTTGAGGACCACCTTGTCTGGAGGAGCATTGCCACGATAGGTTTCTCGATACGTCTCGTCAATCCTTCTCCGCACTTCTCGAATTTCGTCTTCAACAGTGTCCACATCACCGTTTTTCAAGGCGCCGATATTTATGACCATATCGATTTCTTGCGCCCCATCTCGAACAGCAACGGCTGCCTCCAACGCCTTCGCATACTTCCCGTTCATTCCAAGGGGAAAGCCGATCACCGCGCATACTTTTGTGCTGTCTCCGTTCAGAAGATCTGCGCAGACCCGCACCCAATAGGGGTGTACGCAGACAGCAGCAAATCCCAAGCCAAAACCAAGTCCGCGGCTTTCCATGCAAAGACCTCTGATTTGCTGCTCCTTTGCATCGGGTCTAAGGAGTGTGTGATCAATGTAGCGCGCAATGTTCGACATTTCGTGTCGCACCCGTGCCGTATCTACTGAGAACGTATCAGGATTATTGTGGGAACACAATAGCCGCAAAGCTCTCACCTCTAGATGCCTGTAGAAGGCAACCAAATGATTACGCAGTGCCCCCACAGTTGACTTTCTTGCTATATAGGAGTAGTATAGAAAGTAAGAAAAAGATTGCCCCCAGGGGCAGTTTTTTAGAGGTTTAGTGGTATAATCTAGAGAAGCTTTTTATGGCAAAAATACTCAATTATCTCAAGGAAACCAAGATGGAAATGCGACACGTATCCTGGCCAACCAGGAAACAGGTTACGTATTTTACGATTCTCATTATTGTGATTTCACTTTTAACAGCGATTTTTCTCGGCTCCTTTGATGTAGCGTTAACACTACTTATAGAGAAGTTTATTCTCTAGCGGCTAACTTATGAGTAGACAGCAACCAACACAAGAGAGAAGCTGGTACGCAATTCATACCTATTCCGGGTACGAAGATGCTGTCGCCAGGAACTTAAAACAGCGTATCGAATCCCTCGGCATGGAGGACAAGATTTTTAATGTGGTCGTCCCCAAGGAAAAGAAAATTAAGATCAAGGGCGGTAAGCGCGTCGAAGAAGAAGAGAAGATTTACCCAGGATATGTCCTCGTCGACATGACGGTTACTGACGATTCGTGGTACGTTGTTCGTAACACGCCGCGCGTGACCGGGTTCGTTGGCACGGGTGTGTATCCGGTACCGCTTCGCAAGGATGAAGTTGACTTCTTCTTCAAGCAAATGCAAACTGATGTAACGAAGCACGCCATTGATTTGGGAGTAGGCGAGCCCGTGGTCATCATCGACGGACCATTTAAAGAACAGGAGGGGAAGGTAAGCGAAGTAGACGAAGAGCGCGGCAAGGTAAAGGTCCTCGTCCCCATTTTCGGACGTGAGACACCCGTTGAACTCGACTTCCTCCAAGTAAAGAAAATCTAGCAATCACTATATGGCAAAACTTACACGTAAACTCAAACTACAACTTCCTGCTGGTGCAGCAACTCCTGCTCCGCCAGTTGGTACGGCATTAGGTCCTGCCGGTATTAACATTGGTGAATTTGTCACACGCTTTAACCAAGCGACACAGGACAAGAGAGGAAGCATCATTCCCGTAGAGATTTCTGTCTACGACGACCGAAGTTTCGATTTCATCTTAAAGACCCCTCCCGCTTCTGACCTATTGAAAAAGGCCGCTGGCGTAGAGAAGGGATCTGGCAAGAACACACTCGTTAAGGCAGGCAAAGTCAGCAAGGCGCAAGTTCGTGCTATTGCAGAAGAAAAAATGTCAGATCTGAACGCAAACGATGTGGATCAGGCGGCAAAAATCATTGCCGGAACAGCACGCTCGATGGGTATTGATGTAACTGAATAACTTTTTAACAAAACACGGTCCGACGATCGTCGGACCGTGTTTTGTTAAGGCGTTGTCTTTGTCTCAAAGATATAGTACCTTTGCCGTAGAAATAGTCGCGGGAGCTTACTGTGACTACGCGAACGGAAGTGTCAGTGCCAAGGCTAGAGGACTTCAACATCGCTCCTCGATGCGGGTTCCTGCCAGAGCGAGAGCCGCTCGAATTTTTTCAAGAAGATGGTGCGGGCGGTTACTGGCCATGGGCACGCGGAATTCAAGATGTCGCAAACGTACTCCCGAAACTTTTGACGACAAAACATGTGCGCAGGTGTATTGCAGAGGAGGTCGAAGGCAAGTGGTCTTCACGCGATAATGAAAGAATCCTCAAGCTTTCCAAATCCGCCCAGCACTGCTTAATGCGCGTAGTCTCTTTTGTTGGCAATGCGTGGGTTCATGGTGGCATCATTGATATGTGGGGCAGTAAGGCAGAGGCGCATGTGCCAGAGTGGCTTGCTCAACCTTGGTGTCTCCTCGCAGAAGAGCTGGGCACTACGCCAACACTTTCATATGCGTGGTACGCGCTTCACAATTGGAAGCTTACCGATCCTTCAGGTCCGATCTCGCTTGAAAACGTCGTGCTCATCAATAATTTCCTTGGGGGACTCGACGAAGAGGGATTTGTGAAGGTTCATATCGCCGTCGAGGCCGCTTGGGCCAACCTTCCGCTTGCGACGACGCGTGCTATCAAGGCTGTTTTCGATGACGACCCGAGAGAGCTCGAAGATGCGCTTAAGAGCGTACGAGACGGGCAAAAAGCTGCTCTTCAAGAAATGGAGAAAATGTGGCAATGGTGTTCGCCAAAAGTGTATTATGACCGCGTGCGCCTTCACATTGCAGGATGGCATAACAATCCCGCACTCCCGAATGGTATTGTCTATGAAGGGGTGGAAAAATTTGGAGGGAAGCCGCAGCAATTTGGCGGTGAAACGGGTGCGCAGAGCTCGGGTGTGCCTCTACAATACGCCTTACTCGGTGTTCAGCACGAGGATGATGCATTCCTCAAGTATCTCCTTGGGATGCGGCAACACATGCCGCGCGAACACCGAATGTTTATTGAGAAAATAGAAGAAGTGAGTCGATCAGGGCTTTCTATCCGTGAATACGTGCTCGTGCATAGGATTTCGCATCACTCACTCCTCAAGGTGTATCGAGAGTGCCTCGCCATGCTCGAAGCGTTTCTTGCGCTCCACTACCGGTTTGTTGAGGAATATATTGCTGCGCAGGAGCAAACACTTGCTTTCAACACCACAAAGTAC
This portion of the Parcubacteria group bacterium genome encodes:
- a CDS encoding HIT domain-containing protein, producing the protein MENCIFCKIANKEIPAEVVYENDDFVSFMDINPQAPGHVQVIPKKHVRYVWDVENFAEYFLLVKKIARAIQGTFGTDTVWMKVMGEEVPHAHVWLFPMAYEATGDKKDFAGNAEKIRQNLAL
- the nusG gene encoding transcription termination/antitermination factor NusG, translated to MSRQQPTQERSWYAIHTYSGYEDAVARNLKQRIESLGMEDKIFNVVVPKEKKIKIKGGKRVEEEEKIYPGYVLVDMTVTDDSWYVVRNTPRVTGFVGTGVYPVPLRKDEVDFFFKQMQTDVTKHAIDLGVGEPVVIIDGPFKEQEGKVSEVDEERGKVKVLVPIFGRETPVELDFLQVKKI
- the secE gene encoding preprotein translocase subunit SecE, encoding MAKILNYLKETKMEMRHVSWPTRKQVTYFTILIIVISLLTAIFLGSFDVALTLLIEKFIL
- the rplK gene encoding 50S ribosomal protein L11 — its product is MAKLTRKLKLQLPAGAATPAPPVGTALGPAGINIGEFVTRFNQATQDKRGSIIPVEISVYDDRSFDFILKTPPASDLLKKAAGVEKGSGKNTLVKAGKVSKAQVRAIAEEKMSDLNANDVDQAAKIIAGTARSMGIDVTE
- the deoC gene encoding deoxyribose-phosphate aldolase; translated protein: MSNIARYIDHTLLRPDAKEQQIRGLCMESRGLGFGLGFAAVCVHPYWVRVCADLLNGDSTKVCAVIGFPLGMNGKYAKALEAAVAVRDGAQEIDMVINIGALKNGDVDTVEDEIREVRRRIDETYRETYRGNAPPDKVVLKAIIETCLLNAIEKKLACEIAQRAGADFVKTSTGFSTAGATLEDVRLIRKIVGPDMGIKASGGIKTYGDALKMIEAGANRIGSTASMKIIWREDRQTSRVG